The following are from one region of the Stanieria sp. NIES-3757 genome:
- a CDS encoding hypothetical protein (conserved hypothetical protein), translated as MTQPTRDNSSDPKKIIGKNFTQHLVLIDSNLPDASSFLTGEIPGSEVIELENGDLLKNIVSKAEIQTVDFTKDNLDDLSKILSSSQDLTNLYLITALDSDQLQPYLKVLTQSDKTFANEVTVYLYQYLPKTQTLNLQNTLLLDFLDPVQAKDNLVVDVDSATVTTDLDDYPPGATAIITGSNFDLGETIELQVLHTDKIPNTGGGHEPWQVTDGGTGDLDGKVDGNFQTTWYVNPDDSANSAFELTATGLSSGEIATYNFTDSTIFAENFNPTTNTWTVNPNSTDNATTSATGRWDIGDPVGHHRFGSTAFEELEAYNGTNALVTGISGASSDVTRTSGSATDAVTTIKSSNFTLSNSPNFNTLDFRYYLSTNDTSSVAGTDSFKVELVKASDNTVLSTLLNAVHAHKTTSNLTRTGAWGLASTSLDAYVGQSVYLRLTATDANNNSILEAGIDAVNVTSLDKSSLYTANEKYSLGNRIWNDANNNGSFDTGEAGINSVVVNLYKDSNNDGTPDGGIVATDTTSNGGYYRFDNLLADSYIVEVAASNFNTGNPLAGLISSSIDEADPDSNVDKNDNGVGTASSPTNGIRSGTVTLGSSYIEPTGETDLEPIGFTTVNVTAADSVAASPSIYVNAVDGLNRGRVVEAGTYFNAFNVDVTGYGNDFTGFCIEFAEFVTPGDYTPVTATGPGPYYNSSYNDSGDISNFFGVDPNTSNYGSITQAELNLISTVWYNKQGTLKTNVNDAAAMQALIWELQNDQIFDLSSGNFYLDPNAGTNSTTLTNTNNTKNTVETWVNNFNTGTWTGSLPLAILTYEDQQDIIVNLDLGVGSTDSQSNLTADFGFTDQIDYGDAPDTSASTGIGDYITTSVNGGASHGIVTGLTIGSSIDKDNGTLQNTAATADDISNTGATDDEDGITSFSTLKTDDASYSVTVNVINTVGAANLIGWIDFNQDGIFQNTEAATVSVANLAGVQSKTLTWSSLPSNTKAGTTYARFRLSTDSALTTSYSIGAATNGEVEDYQLTVTGVDYGDAPDTSAGTGAGDYTTTKANSGASHTIVSGLSIGSTVDGDNGSLQNTAATADDTSNTGATDDEDGVILSTLKTDNGSYSTTVSVNNTLGSNAKLVGWIDFDQSGTFDTDEAQIISNISSSGNQTLTWSSIPSDIKAGTTYARFRLSTDSALTTSYSTGALGNGEVEDYQLTVINSINGNEYSEVLTGTSDDDIITVYEGQDTLTGGAGEDQFFYSKTSDGIDIITDFNPNEDKLDFSAIVANELGGISNPFGSGYIKAVSFGSHTMIQVDFNPSDSLFNKNVMLLQDVASSAIDASDFIF; from the coding sequence ATGACTCAACCTACAAGAGATAATTCTTCTGACCCAAAAAAAATAATTGGTAAAAATTTTACTCAACATTTAGTTTTAATTGATTCCAATCTCCCTGATGCTTCGTCTTTTCTGACAGGAGAAATTCCAGGTTCAGAAGTTATTGAACTTGAAAACGGCGATTTGTTAAAGAATATCGTCTCCAAAGCCGAAATTCAAACAGTCGATTTCACTAAAGATAATCTTGATGACCTTAGCAAAATACTTTCGTCATCTCAAGATCTTACTAATTTATATTTAATTACCGCTCTTGATTCGGATCAGCTTCAACCCTATCTTAAAGTCTTAACCCAATCAGACAAAACTTTTGCTAACGAAGTAACTGTCTATCTCTACCAATATTTACCAAAAACTCAAACTCTCAATCTTCAAAACACATTGCTGCTTGACTTTTTAGACCCCGTTCAAGCCAAAGATAATTTAGTTGTTGATGTCGATTCCGCTACAGTTACTACCGACTTAGATGACTACCCACCAGGTGCTACAGCAATTATTACTGGCAGCAATTTTGACCTTGGAGAAACCATCGAACTTCAAGTATTACATACCGATAAAATTCCTAATACAGGTGGTGGACACGAACCTTGGCAAGTTACCGATGGTGGTACAGGAGATTTAGACGGCAAAGTTGACGGGAATTTCCAAACTACTTGGTATGTCAACCCCGATGACTCCGCTAACTCTGCCTTTGAATTAACGGCGACTGGCTTATCTTCAGGAGAAATAGCGACTTATAATTTTACTGATTCGACTATTTTTGCTGAGAACTTCAATCCAACTACTAACACTTGGACAGTCAACCCTAATAGCACTGATAATGCCACTACAAGTGCTACTGGTAGATGGGATATCGGCGATCCCGTTGGGCATCATCGCTTTGGTAGTACTGCTTTTGAAGAACTAGAAGCTTATAACGGTACAAATGCTTTAGTAACAGGAATATCAGGTGCTTCTTCAGATGTTACTCGTACTAGCGGTAGTGCAACAGATGCAGTAACTACAATTAAATCTTCTAACTTCACTCTATCTAACTCTCCTAACTTCAATACCCTAGATTTCCGTTATTATTTATCTACTAACGATACTAGCTCTGTCGCAGGAACAGATAGCTTCAAAGTAGAACTAGTTAAAGCCTCAGACAATACTGTTTTATCAACCCTCCTCAATGCAGTTCATGCCCATAAAACAACTTCCAATCTCACTCGAACTGGCGCTTGGGGTTTAGCTAGTACTTCTCTAGACGCTTATGTAGGTCAAAGCGTTTACTTGCGTCTCACAGCGACAGATGCTAATAACAACAGTATTCTAGAAGCAGGTATTGACGCTGTTAATGTTACCTCCCTTGATAAGAGCAGCCTCTATACTGCTAACGAAAAGTACAGCTTAGGCAATCGTATCTGGAATGATGCCAATAATAATGGTTCATTTGATACAGGGGAAGCTGGCATTAATAGCGTTGTTGTCAACCTATACAAAGACAGCAATAACGATGGCACACCCGATGGAGGAATTGTTGCTACCGATACAACTTCCAACGGAGGTTATTATCGCTTCGATAATCTCCTTGCCGATAGTTATATTGTTGAAGTTGCAGCCTCTAATTTTAATACAGGCAATCCACTAGCAGGATTAATTAGTTCCAGTATTGATGAAGCAGATCCCGATAGCAATGTTGATAAAAACGATAATGGTGTTGGTACGGCATCAAGCCCTACTAATGGCATTCGGAGTGGTACAGTAACACTAGGTTCTAGCTATATCGAACCAACGGGAGAAACAGACTTAGAGCCAATTGGCTTTACCACTGTCAATGTTACGGCTGCGGATTCAGTAGCAGCATCTCCAAGCATCTATGTTAACGCGGTCGATGGTTTAAATCGTGGTCGTGTTGTCGAAGCTGGAACTTACTTTAACGCTTTTAATGTAGATGTTACTGGCTATGGCAACGACTTTACGGGATTCTGTATAGAATTTGCTGAGTTTGTTACGCCTGGCGATTATACTCCTGTAACTGCTACTGGTCCCGGTCCCTACTACAATAGCTCCTATAATGATTCAGGTGACATTAGTAACTTTTTTGGAGTCGATCCTAATACAAGCAATTATGGTAGTATCACTCAGGCAGAATTAAATTTAATTTCTACTGTTTGGTATAACAAACAAGGTACCTTAAAAACCAATGTTAATGATGCTGCTGCTATGCAGGCTCTCATTTGGGAATTGCAAAACGATCAAATTTTCGATCTCAGTAGCGGAAACTTCTATTTAGATCCTAATGCTGGAACAAATAGTACAACCCTCACTAATACTAACAACACTAAAAATACTGTCGAAACCTGGGTCAATAATTTTAATACTGGTACTTGGACTGGAAGTCTTCCCCTAGCTATCCTTACTTATGAAGATCAACAAGATATTATTGTCAATTTAGACCTTGGTGTCGGTTCAACTGATAGCCAGTCGAATTTAACCGCAGACTTTGGCTTCACAGATCAAATTGACTACGGTGATGCTCCTGATACTAGTGCTAGTACAGGTATAGGAGATTATATAACTACTTCAGTTAATGGTGGCGCAAGTCATGGTATTGTTACTGGTCTAACTATTGGTAGCAGTATAGACAAAGACAACGGTACATTACAAAACACCGCAGCAACGGCTGATGATATCAGTAATACAGGAGCAACCGATGATGAAGATGGTATTACTTCCTTCTCCACCCTCAAAACTGATGATGCAAGTTACAGCGTTACAGTTAACGTTATCAATACAGTCGGCGCAGCTAACTTAATCGGTTGGATAGACTTTAACCAAGACGGTATCTTCCAAAACACTGAAGCAGCCACCGTTAGCGTTGCCAATCTAGCAGGAGTTCAAAGTAAAACCTTAACTTGGAGTTCTCTTCCTAGTAACACTAAAGCAGGAACAACCTATGCTCGCTTCCGCCTCTCTACAGATTCAGCCTTAACTACTAGTTACTCGATTGGTGCGGCGACTAACGGTGAAGTGGAAGATTATCAACTTACTGTGACAGGAGTAGACTATGGTGATGCACCCGATACTTCTGCGGGTACAGGTGCAGGAGATTACACCACCACTAAAGCTAATAGTGGTGCATCCCACACTATTGTTTCGGGATTGAGTATTGGTAGTACGGTAGATGGGGATAATGGTAGCTTACAAAACACCGCAGCAACGGCTGATGATACCAGTAATACAGGAGCAACTGATGATGAAGATGGTGTCATCCTAAGCACACTAAAAACCGATAATGGTAGCTACAGCACCACAGTCAGCGTTAATAACACTTTAGGCTCTAATGCCAAACTCGTTGGTTGGATTGACTTCGACCAATCTGGCACCTTTGATACTGACGAAGCACAAATTATCTCTAATATTAGTAGCTCTGGAAATCAAACCTTAACTTGGAGCAGCATTCCTTCAGATATCAAAGCAGGAACTACTTATGCTCGTTTCCGCCTCTCTACAGATTCAGCCTTAACTACTAGTTACTCGACTGGTGCGCTGGGTAACGGCGAAGTAGAAGATTATCAACTTACCGTTATTAATTCAATCAATGGTAATGAATATTCTGAAGTGCTTACAGGAACCAGTGATGACGATATTATCACTGTTTATGAAGGACAAGATACTCTTACAGGTGGTGCTGGAGAAGATCAATTTTTCTACAGCAAAACCAGTGATGGTATTGATATCATTACTGACTTCAATCCTAATGAAGACAAACTAGATTTTAGTGCTATTGTTGCTAACGAGCTTGGAGGAATAAGCAATCCCTTTGGCAGTGGCTATATCAAAGCAGTTAGCTTTGGTTCACATACAATGATTCAAGTTGATTTCAACCCTAGTGACAGTCTTTTCAACAAAAACGTAATGTTATTACAAGATGTTGCTTCCAGCGCCATTGATGCGAGTGATTTTATTTTCTAA
- a CDS encoding alpha/beta hydrolase fold protein: protein MTTTINWQRRIGNQRDWVWRGWQTRYSYLKNRDRNTPLILIHGFGASIEHWRFNLPILSQHQTVYALDLLGFGASRKASVDYSINLWVEQVHDFWQTFIAQPVVLVGNSIGSLVCLTAAATYPEMVKGLVMLSLPDVSLRQAAIPRLLQPIVTGLENLVASPLLVNNIFKFVRRPATIRRWAGVAYCDRSAIDDELVAILSNPAYDEGAAETFYKLFQRIRRPQFAPSVTKLLPQLTIPILLIWGRQDRMIPFALAANLVPLNENLKLIALEQVGHCPHDECPEQFNQILLDWLNQHFSVPKKRN, encoded by the coding sequence TTGACGACAACTATTAATTGGCAACGACGAATTGGAAATCAAAGAGACTGGGTTTGGCGTGGTTGGCAAACTCGCTACTCTTATCTGAAAAATCGCGATCGCAATACACCTTTGATTTTGATTCATGGTTTTGGTGCTAGTATCGAACACTGGCGATTCAATCTTCCTATTTTGAGTCAACACCAAACAGTTTATGCGTTAGATCTGTTAGGTTTTGGTGCATCTCGTAAGGCTTCAGTTGACTACAGTATTAATCTTTGGGTAGAACAAGTTCATGACTTTTGGCAAACTTTTATCGCTCAACCTGTAGTCTTAGTCGGTAATTCAATTGGTTCATTGGTTTGTTTGACGGCAGCAGCTACTTATCCTGAAATGGTCAAGGGTTTGGTAATGCTTAGTTTACCAGATGTATCTCTTCGTCAAGCAGCAATTCCTCGTCTGCTACAACCTATAGTAACTGGTTTAGAAAATTTGGTAGCCTCGCCTCTTCTTGTCAACAATATATTTAAATTTGTGAGACGACCTGCTACAATTCGTCGTTGGGCTGGAGTTGCTTATTGCGATCGCAGTGCAATTGATGATGAATTAGTTGCGATCTTATCTAATCCTGCTTATGATGAGGGCGCTGCTGAAACTTTTTACAAGCTTTTTCAGCGAATTAGAAGACCTCAATTTGCACCTTCAGTTACCAAGCTTTTGCCTCAATTAACCATTCCGATTCTCTTAATTTGGGGTCGTCAAGACCGAATGATTCCTTTTGCTTTAGCTGCTAACCTTGTACCTCTAAATGAGAATCTTAAGTTAATCGCTTTAGAACAAGTTGGTCATTGTCCTCACGATGAGTGTCCTGAACAATTTAATCAGATTTTGTTAGATTGGTTAAATCAGCATTTTTCAGTGCCTAAGAAAAGAAATTAA
- the infC gene encoding translation initiation factor IF-3, which yields MREKRRNDRDLAKINERIRFPKIRVIDSDGSQLGIITPQEALTRAEEQNLDLVLVSETADPPVCKIMDYGKYKYEQDKKLKEAKKKQHNADVKEVKMRYKIEEHDYNVRVKNAERFLKSGDKVKATVSFRGREIQHADLAEDLLKRMATDLESVAEVQQAPKREGRNMMMLLSPKK from the coding sequence GTGAGAGAAAAAAGACGCAACGATCGCGATCTAGCTAAAATCAACGAAAGAATACGTTTTCCTAAAATTCGTGTCATTGACAGTGATGGTTCTCAACTGGGAATTATTACGCCTCAAGAAGCCTTAACCAGAGCTGAAGAGCAAAACTTAGATCTTGTTCTTGTCAGCGAAACAGCAGATCCTCCTGTCTGCAAAATCATGGATTATGGCAAATATAAATACGAACAGGATAAAAAATTAAAAGAAGCCAAGAAAAAACAGCATAATGCTGATGTTAAAGAAGTAAAGATGCGTTACAAAATCGAAGAACATGATTATAATGTGCGCGTCAAAAATGCGGAACGTTTCCTCAAATCAGGAGATAAAGTCAAGGCAACAGTTAGTTTCCGAGGCAGAGAAATTCAACACGCGGATTTAGCCGAAGACTTACTGAAACGCATGGCAACTGATTTAGAATCAGTCGCAGAGGTGCAACAAGCACCAAAACGAGAAGGTCGTAACATGATGATGTTGCTATCTCCCAAAAAATAA
- the ilvN gene encoding acetolactate synthase small subunit — protein sequence MKHTISVLVEDEAGVLTRIAGLFARRGFNIESLAVGPAEQVGISRITMVVPGDDRIIEQLIKQLYKLINVLKVQDITQVPSVERELMLVKVNATASGRAEVIQIAHIFRARIVDMSEDTVTVEVVGDPGKMVAIIQMLNKFGIREVARTGKIALVRESGVNTEYLKSLEAKVY from the coding sequence ATGAAACATACAATCTCAGTTTTAGTAGAAGACGAAGCAGGAGTTTTAACTCGGATTGCAGGTTTATTTGCCCGTCGTGGTTTTAATATTGAAAGTTTAGCGGTTGGACCCGCCGAACAAGTAGGTATCTCTCGGATTACTATGGTAGTGCCTGGAGACGATCGCATTATTGAACAATTAATTAAACAATTATATAAACTGATTAACGTTCTTAAAGTACAAGATATTACTCAAGTTCCTAGTGTCGAACGCGAGTTAATGTTGGTTAAAGTTAATGCTACTGCTTCTGGAAGAGCAGAAGTTATTCAAATTGCTCATATTTTCCGCGCTCGAATTGTCGATATGTCTGAAGATACCGTTACGGTAGAGGTAGTGGGCGATCCTGGAAAAATGGTAGCGATCATCCAAATGCTCAATAAGTTCGGTATTCGTGAAGTTGCTCGCACTGGAAAAATAGCTCTGGTGAGAGAGTCAGGAGTTAATACTGAATACCTTAAATCTTTGGAAGCTAAAGTATATTAA
- a CDS encoding TPR domain protein: MKRKHSNLVSLTSSTTMMLTAFLLSVGTANAKGFDAATSQPILAQTTTETPTTPNSEIQQQIQAEANRIFNRTLTQFNLVILVSLAVLLTGVLASLWLLRRSVAREVAHLVSKNLHELTTAKQQLQQVTEQVQAILQSNLELNQRIEQQTEVFQQELNGKKAQVSQLLSELAQLQQQSIVTIERQTKEAQQNLAKFTNQYSEKIEELTILAQQKQDQVIQNIQQLSQEFPTRLDAIALTVTQHQDSIFQQLNQSTNQFDELVNQLQTEVQQRQISHKQNLEQLTSDFKNLLAKLQAEIEQQKTSSSNDLEQLTAEFKALLTGLKTEVQQRQTSHYQNLEQLTSEFTPQLDQLKQELQQQKDTIAQNWQQAERKVIQKLMNIQTEVQKEKDTLVTNLNQLGSQFKPQLAQIQTEINNQKQGLLTSFQQSASDLNQELTRIKADATKRQESWGQGLQKLESQLTEKLTTIYQEIEQQAQQQKDLYLQQLNQLTTELTAQLTKAQTDSKEQLKQIEINVKQLENQFKQQLNQQRSQLENQSTQTQQNWSQLQQEIIAQFSQLQSQLQQRQEQTITTFKQLETDFAQQLSQLESNATSQKEQILQQLAKITPTEIAEQAVVELKNNLQTLSKQLETAKINQPQLFFDPAELIQQGNDLLAAGKAEEAIALYDNILELQPNYEQAWYQRGLALKELQRYEGAIAAFNNTIKNNPNNTDAWLQKGISFSRLKRYEDAVIAYDKVIELKPDYHQAWVDRGVALGMLLQNEPAFQSFDRAVQIQPEDAVAWMNRGMALDMLERYQDAVASYDKALQLQSELIKAWQYQAKSLRQLERYEEAINSCDRAITIKPDYAIAYYLKSTCYALQNQAELAVENLKQAINLDPKYRNEARIDLSFDGIAQNDLFWELIEGNE, from the coding sequence ATGAAACGCAAACATTCCAATCTAGTTTCTTTAACGTCATCAACTACCATGATGTTGACAGCTTTTCTGTTATCTGTTGGTACGGCTAATGCAAAAGGTTTTGATGCAGCTACTTCTCAACCAATTTTGGCACAAACTACTACCGAAACACCAACTACACCTAATTCAGAAATTCAACAACAAATTCAGGCAGAAGCTAATCGGATTTTTAACCGAACTCTGACTCAATTTAATTTAGTTATTTTAGTTTCTTTAGCAGTTTTATTAACAGGTGTTTTAGCTTCTTTATGGTTACTCAGAAGATCTGTTGCTCGGGAAGTTGCCCATCTGGTTAGTAAAAATCTTCACGAATTAACTACTGCGAAACAACAACTTCAACAAGTTACCGAACAAGTTCAAGCAATCTTGCAAAGTAATTTGGAATTAAATCAAAGAATTGAACAGCAAACCGAAGTTTTTCAGCAAGAATTAAACGGAAAAAAAGCACAAGTATCTCAACTTTTATCAGAATTAGCTCAACTGCAACAACAAAGTATTGTTACTATCGAACGTCAGACTAAAGAAGCTCAACAAAATCTCGCCAAATTTACGAATCAGTATAGTGAAAAAATTGAAGAATTAACTATTCTGGCTCAACAGAAACAAGACCAAGTTATTCAAAATATTCAACAACTAAGTCAAGAATTTCCTACTCGTTTAGATGCGATCGCTTTAACAGTTACTCAGCATCAAGATTCAATTTTTCAACAGCTTAATCAATCTACTAATCAATTCGATGAACTTGTTAATCAACTCCAAACTGAGGTTCAACAACGACAAATATCTCATAAGCAAAATTTAGAACAATTAACTTCTGATTTTAAAAACTTACTCGCGAAACTCCAAGCTGAAATCGAACAACAAAAAACTTCCTCTTCTAATGATTTAGAACAATTAACTGCGGAATTTAAGGCTTTGTTAACGGGACTTAAAACTGAAGTTCAACAACGGCAAACATCTCATTATCAAAATTTAGAACAATTAACTTCTGAATTTACTCCTCAACTAGACCAACTCAAACAAGAACTACAACAACAAAAAGATACGATCGCGCAAAATTGGCAACAGGCAGAGCGAAAAGTAATTCAAAAATTAATGAACATTCAAACAGAAGTTCAAAAAGAGAAAGATACTCTAGTTACTAATTTAAATCAGTTAGGTTCTCAATTTAAGCCTCAACTTGCTCAAATCCAAACGGAAATTAACAATCAAAAACAAGGTTTATTAACCTCTTTTCAACAATCTGCTTCAGATTTAAATCAAGAGTTGACAAGAATAAAAGCTGACGCTACAAAACGCCAAGAAAGTTGGGGTCAAGGTTTACAAAAATTAGAATCTCAGTTAACCGAAAAACTTACTACAATTTATCAAGAAATCGAACAGCAAGCCCAACAACAAAAGGATTTATATCTACAACAGTTAAATCAGTTAACGACAGAGCTTACAGCCCAATTAACTAAAGCTCAAACTGATAGTAAAGAACAGCTAAAACAAATTGAAATAAATGTTAAACAATTAGAAAATCAATTTAAACAACAGTTAAATCAACAGCGATCGCAACTAGAAAATCAATCAACTCAAACTCAACAAAATTGGTCACAATTACAACAAGAAATTATCGCTCAATTTTCCCAACTTCAATCACAATTACAACAACGTCAAGAACAAACTATTACTACTTTTAAACAATTAGAAACCGACTTTGCTCAACAATTAAGTCAGTTAGAAAGTAACGCTACTAGTCAAAAAGAACAAATCCTACAACAATTAGCTAAAATTACTCCCACAGAAATTGCCGAACAAGCTGTGGTCGAACTAAAAAATAACTTACAAACTCTTAGCAAACAGTTAGAAACAGCTAAAATTAATCAACCGCAATTATTCTTCGATCCTGCCGAATTAATTCAACAAGGTAATGATTTATTAGCAGCAGGAAAAGCCGAAGAAGCGATCGCTCTTTATGATAATATCCTGGAATTACAACCAAATTATGAGCAAGCTTGGTATCAGAGAGGTTTAGCTCTTAAAGAATTACAACGTTATGAAGGTGCGATCGCAGCATTTAATAATACAATTAAGAATAATCCTAACAATACAGACGCTTGGTTACAAAAAGGAATTAGTTTTAGCAGACTCAAACGCTATGAAGATGCAGTGATCGCCTACGATAAAGTAATCGAACTCAAACCAGATTATCATCAAGCTTGGGTAGATCGCGGTGTTGCTTTGGGAATGTTACTGCAAAACGAACCAGCTTTTCAATCTTTTGATCGCGCTGTGCAAATTCAACCAGAAGATGCCGTTGCTTGGATGAATCGTGGCATGGCATTAGATATGTTAGAAAGATATCAAGATGCAGTTGCTTCCTACGACAAAGCACTTCAATTACAATCAGAACTAATCAAAGCTTGGCAATATCAAGCAAAAAGCCTACGTCAGTTAGAACGATACGAAGAAGCTATCAACAGTTGCGATCGCGCCATTACCATCAAACCCGATTATGCGATCGCTTATTATCTTAAATCTACCTGTTATGCGCTCCAAAATCAAGCCGAGTTAGCCGTAGAAAATCTCAAACAAGCAATTAATTTAGATCCTAAATATCGCAACGAAGCCAGAATCGATCTTAGCTTTGATGGCATTGCTCAAAATGATCTGTTCTGGGAATTAATTGAAGGAAATGAGTAA
- a CDS encoding alpha/beta hydrolase fold protein, protein MFPDFLPTQVNHLTEANSIELAKQIQQQSILTPLSPLKIPTAYVQAGNGGTPILLLHGFDSSLLEFRRLLPLLAQQQATWAVDLLGFGFTERLPDLNFSSTEIRTHLYYFWKTLIEKPIILVGASMGGAVAIDFTLNYPEIVSKLILIDSAGLTNPPAIGKFMFSPLDYFAAEFLRNPKIRQNISRSAYYDKSYASVDAQICAALHLQSVNWHQALIKFTKSGGYGSFATQLNQIKQPTLIIWGANDRILGTKDASKFQQLLPSSELVWIPNCGHVPHLEQPKITAEAIANFI, encoded by the coding sequence ATGTTTCCTGATTTTCTGCCCACTCAAGTTAATCATCTTACTGAAGCAAACTCGATTGAATTAGCCAAACAAATTCAACAACAATCAATTTTAACCCCTTTAAGTCCTCTAAAAATTCCTACCGCTTATGTTCAAGCGGGTAATGGAGGTACACCTATTTTACTGTTGCATGGTTTTGATAGTTCTTTATTAGAATTTCGTCGTCTTCTTCCTTTACTTGCACAACAACAAGCAACTTGGGCTGTCGATTTATTAGGATTTGGTTTTACTGAAAGGCTGCCCGATTTAAATTTTAGCAGTACCGAAATTAGAACTCATCTCTACTATTTTTGGAAAACTCTGATTGAAAAACCAATCATTCTGGTAGGTGCTTCAATGGGAGGTGCAGTAGCAATTGATTTTACTCTTAACTATCCAGAAATAGTCAGCAAATTAATTTTGATTGATAGTGCTGGTTTAACTAATCCTCCTGCAATTGGAAAGTTTATGTTTTCACCGTTGGATTATTTTGCTGCCGAGTTTCTCCGCAATCCCAAAATTCGTCAAAATATTAGTAGATCGGCTTATTATGACAAAAGCTATGCTTCTGTAGATGCTCAAATTTGTGCTGCTTTACATCTGCAATCGGTTAATTGGCATCAGGCTTTAATTAAATTTACCAAAAGTGGTGGTTACGGCTCTTTTGCAACTCAACTTAATCAAATTAAGCAACCAACGCTAATTATTTGGGGAGCAAATGACCGAATTCTTGGGACTAAAGATGCTTCTAAATTTCAACAACTGCTTCCAAGCAGCGAATTAGTTTGGATTCCTAATTGTGGTCATGTTCCGCATCTAGAACAGCCGAAAATCACAGCAGAAGCAATTGCTAATTTTATTTAA
- a CDS encoding thioesterase superfamily protein produces the protein MVFTYSRTIYLADTDAAGVVYFANLMSICHQAYEESLATVGISLQEFLADSSVAIPIVHSEISFFRPIFCGDKITINLTAEQLNEQEFAIAYQIFASETKLAQGSTRHVCINPQTRKKIPLPENIMRWLKLMA, from the coding sequence ATGGTTTTTACTTACTCTCGTACTATCTACCTAGCTGATACAGATGCTGCTGGAGTGGTTTATTTTGCTAATCTTATGAGTATCTGTCACCAAGCTTATGAAGAATCTTTGGCAACGGTAGGAATCAGTTTACAAGAGTTTTTGGCAGACTCTTCTGTAGCTATCCCAATTGTTCATAGTGAAATCAGTTTTTTTCGCCCGATTTTTTGTGGAGATAAAATAACAATTAATTTAACAGCAGAACAATTAAACGAACAAGAATTTGCGATCGCATACCAAATTTTTGCTTCTGAAACAAAGTTAGCCCAAGGTAGCACCCGTCACGTTTGCATTAATCCTCAAACTAGAAAAAAAATTCCTTTACCTGAAAATATCATGCGGTGGCTTAAGCTGATGGCGTAA